One Nicotiana sylvestris chromosome 12, ASM39365v2, whole genome shotgun sequence genomic window carries:
- the LOC104241509 gene encoding serine/threonine-protein kinase BSK5-like, whose translation MGVHCSKFFFCCGHSHLKPSLHDLSDLENGGENEKNALPSFTEFSLDVLMIATDGFSADNIVSEHGEKAPNVVYKGLLQNGHSIAVKRFNRSAWPDSRQFLDEAKAVGNLRSERLANLLGCCCEGDQRLLVAEFMPNDTLAKHLFHWESEPMKWAMRLRVAFYLAQALEYCCSKGRAIYHDLNAYRILFDQDGDPRLSCFGLMKNSRDGKSYSTNLAFTPPEYMRTGRVTAESVVYSFGTMLLDLLSGKHIPPSHALDLIRVKNFSTLMDSCLEGRISNDDGTELVRLATRSLQYEARERPNAKSLVNSLMTIQKETEVPSHVLLGIRHGTATPPQPLLLTTTGEACLRMDLTALHEILQKTGYKDDEGIANELSFQMWTNQMQETLNSKQQGDAAFRAKDSITAIECYTQFNDGGTMVSPTIYARRCLCYLMSDMAQEALGDAMQAQVISPEWPTAFYLQSVALFSLGMENDAQEALKQATKLEAKRNKN comes from the exons ATGGGTGTTCACTGTTCCAAATTCTTTTTCTGCTGCGGCCATTCCCACCTCAAGCCATCTCTGCACGATCTTTCTGATCtgg AGAATGGAGGGGAAAATGAGAAAAACGCGTTACCGAGTTTTACTGAATTTAGTCTAGATGTGCTGATGATTGCAACTGATGGATTTTCTGCGGATAATATAGTGTCTGAGCATGGTGAGAAAGCCCCAAATGTCGTTTATAAAGGCCTGCTCCAGAATGGTCACTCTATTGCTGTTAAACGCTTCAATAGGTCTGCTTGGCCTGATTCTCGCCAGTTCTTG GATGAGGCTAAAGCAGTGGGGAATCTGAGGAGTGAGAGACTGGCAAATCTACTTGGATGTTGCTGCGAAGGGGATCAAAGGTTGCTCGTAGCAGAGTTCATGCCAAATGATACCCTAGCAAAGCATTTATTTCACT GGGAGAGCGAACCTATGAAATGGGCGATGAGGTTGAGGGTCGCTTTTTACTTAGCTCAAGCTTTGGAATACTGCTGCAGTAAGGGTCGAGCAATATATCATGATCTTAATGCTTACAGAATCTTATTTGATCAG GATGGTGATCCTAGGCTCTCTTGCTTTGGCCTGATGAAGAACAGTAGAGATGGAAAAAGTTACAGTACAAACTTGGCTTTCACTCCTCCAGAGTACATGAGAACAG GAAGAGTGACAGCTGAAAGTGTAGTTTACAGCTTCGGGACAATGTTGTTAGATCTTTTGAGTGGAAAACACATACCTCCGAGCCAT GCACTTGATCTAATTCGGGTGAAGAATTTCTCGACACTGATGGATTCTTGTTTGGAGGGTCGTATTTCTAATGATGACGGGACCGAGCTTGTGCGGTTAGCCACCCGTTCTTTACAGTATGAAGCACGTGAGAGGCCAAATGCAAAATCTCTGGTTAATTCTCTCATGACTATTCAGAAAGAAACAGAG GTGCCATCACATGTTTTACTGGGCATTAGACATGGAACGGCGACCCCACCCCAACCATTGCTGTTGACAACAACAGGGGAAGCATGTTTGAGAATGGATCTTACTGCCCTTCATGAGATATTGCAAAAGACAGGGTACAAGGATGATGAAGGAATTGCTAATGAG CTTTCGTTCCAAATGTGGACAAATCAGATGCAGGAAACCTTGAACTCTAAGCAGCAAGGAGATGCTGCTTTCCGAGCCAAGGATTCTATAACTGCCATTGAGTGCTATACACAG ttCAACGATGGAGGGACCATGGTGTCACCAACCATATACGCCAGGCGATGCTTGTGTTATCTAATGAGCGACATGGCACAAGAGGCTCTAGGGGATGCAATGCAAGCTCAGGTTATATCTCCTGAGTGGCCAACTGCATTTTACCTTCAGTCTGTTGCCCTTTTTAGCCTTGGGATGGAGAATGATGCCCAAGAAGCACTTAAACAAGCTACAAAGTTGGAAGCAAAAAGGaacaaaaattaa
- the LOC104241517 gene encoding uncharacterized protein, with amino-acid sequence MASYMILFFACTLFLQGALGEIICENLPKNVCSFSIASSGKRCLLENSANNDGKMEYQCKTSEVVVGNMAEYIETDECVNACGVDRNSVGISSDSLLEPHFTAKLCSPPCYQNCPNVVDLYFNLAAGEGVYLPELCNKQRSSPHRAMIELLSSGAAIDAPAPIASEDEIVVDAPQISPSSF; translated from the exons atgGCCTCATACATGATTCTTTTCTTTGCTTGCACCCTTTTCCTCCAAGGTGCATTAG GGGAAATCATCTGTGAAAACTTGCCAAAAAATGTTTGTTCTTTTTCAATCGCATCATCTGGGAAGAGATGTTTGTTGGAAAATTCAGCTAACAACGACGGAAAAATGGAGTACCAATGCAAGACATCAGAGGTTGTAGTTGGAAACATGGCAGAATACATTGAAACAGATGAATGTGTAAATGCATGTGGTGTTGATAGGAACTCAGTGGGGATTTCTTCAGATTCTTTGCTTGAACCTCATTTCACTGCAAAACTTTGTTCTCCTCCTTGTTATCAGAATTGCCCTAACGTTGTTGATCTTTACTTCAATTTGGCTGCAGGAGAAG GAGTATATTTGCCAGAATTATGCAACAAGCAAAGGAGCAGCCCACACCGTGCCATGATTGAACTATTAAGCAGTGGAGCTGCAATTGATGCCCCTGCCCCTATTGCTTCTGAAGATGAAATTGTTGTTGATGCTCCTCAAATTTCCCCTTCTTCTTTCTAA